In one Chelmon rostratus isolate fCheRos1 chromosome 7, fCheRos1.pri, whole genome shotgun sequence genomic region, the following are encoded:
- the scn3b gene encoding sodium channel subunit beta-3 isoform X2: protein MVYLTHRVLGLIIEIHLSQPVCVDVPSATEAVLGKSMKLTCIACMRREEIKAKTRVDWYYMPTKEENTPPNKTHIYMYEDDNPVELDGPFKGRLAWNGSQDLQDVSIQIINVTYDDSGVYECHVLRKFEFDFFTPSVSIAKDIKLKVIEKARKDSTAIYSEIMMYVLLVFLTFWLLVEMVYCYRKISKSDEQTQDTATNYLAVPSGQKAAPAAPVTE, encoded by the exons ATGGTTTATCTGACGCACAGGGTTCTGGGTCTTATAATAGAAA TCCACCTGAGCCAGCCGGTATGTGTGGATGTCCCATCGGCGACAGAGGCAGTCCTGGGCAAATCCATGAAGTTGACCTGCATCGCCTgcatgaggagggaggagatcAAAGCGAAGACGCGAGTGGATTGGTACTACATGccaacaaaagaagaaaacacaccacCCAACAAAACCCAT ATATACATGTATGAGGATGACAATCCGGTTGAACTGGATGGACCGTTTAAGGGCCGTCTGGCCTGGAACGGGAGCCAGGACTTGCAGGACGTCTCCATTCAAATCATCAACGTCACCTATGACGACAGCGGTGTCTACGAGTGCCATGTACTCCGCAAGTTTGAGTTTGACTTCTTCACTCCCTCGGTCTCCATCGCCAAGGACATCAAGTTGAAGGTGATTGAGAAAG CCAGAAAAGACTCTACAGCGATCTACTCCGAGATCATGATGTATGTGCTGCTGGTTTTCTTGACCTtctggctgctggtggagatGGTCTACTGCTACAGGAAGATCTCCAAGTCTGATGAGCAGACGCAGGACACGGC GACAAACTACCTAGCCGTTCCCTCTGGGCAGAAAGCCgctccagctgctcctgttaccgaataa
- the scn3b gene encoding sodium channel subunit beta-3 isoform X3, translating to MVTQTRVHLQTLVLLFFAVHLSQPVCVDVPSATEAVLGKSMKLTCIACMRREEIKAKTRVDWYYMPTKEENTPPNKTHIYMYEDDNPVELDGPFKGRLAWNGSQDLQDVSIQIINVTYDDSGVYECHVLRKFEFDFFTPSVSIAKDIKLKVIEKARKDSTAIYSEIMMYVLLVFLTFWLLVEMVYCYRKISKSDEQTQDTAY from the exons ATGGTAACGCAAACCAGAGTTCATCTGCAAACTTTGgtacttttgttttttgccg TCCACCTGAGCCAGCCGGTATGTGTGGATGTCCCATCGGCGACAGAGGCAGTCCTGGGCAAATCCATGAAGTTGACCTGCATCGCCTgcatgaggagggaggagatcAAAGCGAAGACGCGAGTGGATTGGTACTACATGccaacaaaagaagaaaacacaccacCCAACAAAACCCAT ATATACATGTATGAGGATGACAATCCGGTTGAACTGGATGGACCGTTTAAGGGCCGTCTGGCCTGGAACGGGAGCCAGGACTTGCAGGACGTCTCCATTCAAATCATCAACGTCACCTATGACGACAGCGGTGTCTACGAGTGCCATGTACTCCGCAAGTTTGAGTTTGACTTCTTCACTCCCTCGGTCTCCATCGCCAAGGACATCAAGTTGAAGGTGATTGAGAAAG CCAGAAAAGACTCTACAGCGATCTACTCCGAGATCATGATGTATGTGCTGCTGGTTTTCTTGACCTtctggctgctggtggagatGGTCTACTGCTACAGGAAGATCTCCAAGTCTGATGAGCAGACGCAGGACACGGC GTATTAA
- the scn3b gene encoding sodium channel subunit beta-3 isoform X1: protein MVTQTRVHLQTLVLLFFAVHLSQPVCVDVPSATEAVLGKSMKLTCIACMRREEIKAKTRVDWYYMPTKEENTPPNKTHIYMYEDDNPVELDGPFKGRLAWNGSQDLQDVSIQIINVTYDDSGVYECHVLRKFEFDFFTPSVSIAKDIKLKVIEKARKDSTAIYSEIMMYVLLVFLTFWLLVEMVYCYRKISKSDEQTQDTATNYLAVPSGQKAAPAAPVTE, encoded by the exons ATGGTAACGCAAACCAGAGTTCATCTGCAAACTTTGgtacttttgttttttgccg TCCACCTGAGCCAGCCGGTATGTGTGGATGTCCCATCGGCGACAGAGGCAGTCCTGGGCAAATCCATGAAGTTGACCTGCATCGCCTgcatgaggagggaggagatcAAAGCGAAGACGCGAGTGGATTGGTACTACATGccaacaaaagaagaaaacacaccacCCAACAAAACCCAT ATATACATGTATGAGGATGACAATCCGGTTGAACTGGATGGACCGTTTAAGGGCCGTCTGGCCTGGAACGGGAGCCAGGACTTGCAGGACGTCTCCATTCAAATCATCAACGTCACCTATGACGACAGCGGTGTCTACGAGTGCCATGTACTCCGCAAGTTTGAGTTTGACTTCTTCACTCCCTCGGTCTCCATCGCCAAGGACATCAAGTTGAAGGTGATTGAGAAAG CCAGAAAAGACTCTACAGCGATCTACTCCGAGATCATGATGTATGTGCTGCTGGTTTTCTTGACCTtctggctgctggtggagatGGTCTACTGCTACAGGAAGATCTCCAAGTCTGATGAGCAGACGCAGGACACGGC GACAAACTACCTAGCCGTTCCCTCTGGGCAGAAAGCCgctccagctgctcctgttaccgaataa